In a genomic window of Candidatus Binatus sp.:
- a CDS encoding YraN family protein — MKSKSKIGAIFQHPARAVAWLAALRGAGALGRRGEHAAEKHLRRNGYRIVARNFRAAGAEIDLVAIDGETLVFVEVKTRRSRAAGAPEEAVDERKQKRMRRAAEAFATRYRADEIEMRFDIIAVDASGKRLEIELLRNAF; from the coding sequence TTGAAATCGAAATCGAAAATTGGCGCGATTTTTCAACATCCTGCCCGGGCGGTGGCGTGGCTGGCTGCGCTGCGCGGAGCGGGCGCGCTGGGGCGGCGCGGCGAGCACGCTGCTGAAAAGCATCTGCGGCGCAATGGGTACCGGATCGTCGCGAGGAATTTTCGCGCCGCCGGAGCGGAAATAGATCTGGTCGCGATCGACGGCGAGACGCTGGTCTTCGTCGAGGTGAAGACGCGGCGCTCGCGTGCGGCGGGCGCGCCCGAAGAGGCCGTCGATGAGCGCAAGCAAAAGCGGATGCGGCGCGCGGCGGAAGCGTTTGCGACGCGTTATCGCGCCGACGAAATCGAGATGCGCTTCGACATTATCGCGGTTGACGCGTCGGGCAAGCGGCTGGAAATTGAACTGCTGAGGAACGCATTCTGA
- the gatC gene encoding Asp-tRNA(Asn)/Glu-tRNA(Gln) amidotransferase subunit GatC codes for MAGTKITLEQVRHVARLARLKWSPEEEERLRADMDEMLAYVDKLNELDTKDVAPTTQVGEAGTPMRDDEVTNRPDADAMLANAPSRERGYFKVPKIIE; via the coding sequence ATGGCTGGAACAAAAATAACCCTCGAGCAGGTGCGCCACGTCGCGCGTCTGGCGCGCCTGAAATGGTCGCCGGAAGAGGAAGAGCGCCTGCGCGCCGACATGGACGAAATGCTTGCCTACGTTGATAAATTGAACGAACTCGACACCAAAGATGTCGCGCCGACCACGCAGGTCGGCGAGGCCGGCACGCCCATGCGCGACGACGAGGTGACCAACCGGCCCGACGCGGACGCGATGCTCGCGAACGCGCCTTCGCGCGAGCGCGGTTACTTCAAAGTGCCGAAAATAATCGAGTAG
- the gatA gene encoding Asp-tRNA(Asn)/Glu-tRNA(Gln) amidotransferase subunit GatA, protein MASELNKLTIADASSKLRAREITATQLTRDCLDRIAAAEPRLHAFITVCEQEALEQARAADARLGAGNAPAICGIPLGIKDIYATKGIRTTCASRILETFVPPFDATVIERLRADGAVFVGKTNMDEFAMGSSTENSAFGPTMNPHDTARVAGGSSGGSAAAVAAHECLGALGTDTGGSIREPASFCGVVGIKPTYSRVSRYGVIAYASSLDQVGPFARSVRDAAIILRTLAGKDARDSTCSARPVPDYERALTGSVKGLRIGVPREYFVEGMQPEVEQSVRSALKSYESLGASTVEISLPHTGYAIAAYYLVATAEASANLARYDGIRFGLRVNAEDNIALYETTRAHGFGAEVKRRIMLGTFALSAGYYDAYYLKAQKVRTLIRNDFERAFEQCDLIVTPVAPTTAFKIGEKMNDPLTMYLSDIFTISVNLAGLPGMSIPCGHDSNNLPIGMQLIAPPFAEETLLRAGDAFERTGAFKPRTPAL, encoded by the coding sequence ATGGCATCGGAACTGAACAAACTTACAATCGCCGACGCATCGTCGAAGCTCCGCGCGCGCGAAATCACCGCGACGCAGTTGACGCGCGATTGCCTCGACCGCATCGCCGCCGCCGAGCCCCGGCTCCACGCGTTCATCACGGTATGCGAGCAGGAGGCGCTCGAGCAGGCGCGCGCGGCCGACGCTCGCCTCGGCGCGGGCAACGCGCCGGCGATATGCGGGATTCCGCTCGGCATCAAGGATATTTACGCGACCAAAGGCATTCGCACGACCTGCGCGTCGCGAATCCTCGAGACGTTCGTGCCGCCGTTTGACGCGACCGTGATCGAGCGCCTGCGCGCCGACGGCGCGGTTTTCGTCGGCAAGACGAACATGGATGAATTCGCGATGGGCTCCTCGACCGAGAACTCCGCGTTCGGGCCGACGATGAATCCGCATGATACCGCGCGCGTCGCCGGCGGATCGTCGGGCGGATCCGCCGCCGCGGTCGCGGCGCACGAATGCCTGGGTGCGCTCGGCACCGACACCGGCGGATCGATTCGCGAGCCGGCGTCGTTCTGCGGCGTGGTCGGGATCAAGCCGACTTACAGCCGCGTCAGCCGCTACGGCGTGATCGCATACGCGTCGTCGCTCGATCAGGTCGGGCCGTTTGCGCGATCGGTGCGCGACGCCGCGATAATCCTCCGCACCCTGGCCGGCAAGGACGCTCGCGATTCGACTTGCTCGGCGCGTCCGGTGCCCGACTACGAACGCGCGCTGACGGGCAGCGTCAAGGGACTCCGAATCGGCGTGCCCCGGGAATATTTCGTCGAAGGGATGCAGCCCGAAGTCGAACAGTCGGTGCGCTCCGCGCTCAAGAGCTACGAATCTCTGGGCGCCTCGACCGTCGAAATCTCGCTGCCGCACACCGGCTACGCGATCGCGGCGTATTACCTGGTCGCGACCGCCGAGGCGAGCGCCAATCTCGCCCGCTACGACGGTATCCGCTTCGGCCTGCGCGTCAACGCCGAGGATAATATCGCGCTGTACGAAACCACGCGGGCGCACGGCTTCGGCGCCGAGGTCAAGCGCCGCATTATGCTCGGCACCTTCGCACTCTCGGCGGGCTACTACGACGCCTACTATCTGAAGGCGCAAAAGGTGCGCACGCTGATTCGCAACGACTTCGAGCGCGCGTTCGAGCAGTGCGATTTGATCGTCACGCCGGTTGCGCCGACCACCGCGTTCAAGATCGGCGAGAAGATGAACGATCCGCTGACGATGTACCTGTCGGACATCTTTACGATTTCGGTCAACCTGGCCGGTCTGCCGGGGATGTCGATTCCGTGCGGCCACGATTCGAATAATCTGCCGATTGGGATGCAATTGATCGCGCCGCCGTTCGCCGAGGAAACACTCCTGCGCGCGGGCGACGCCTTCGAGCGCACGGGAGCATTCAAGCCGCGCACCCCCGCGCTCTGA